Below is a window of Deltaproteobacteria bacterium DNA.
TTTTGCGTTAACAACATATTTATTTGTAATACCAAACTGATAAGCCTTGTTCAGCGTTTTTTTATAGATACCAATAGCGTTGTTCTTTACGGGTAAAACCTTTTCTGAAAGCACAGACATATAAATATTTTGTTCAGCATCACTTAAACCTTTCGGTACCGGTGAATTCATTACATCGGTATAAAACTGTTCATACGCGTTTGCATCAAGATACGATGCAGCAATTACGTAATGAGGCACCCCGAGATCAACTATACCTGTTAATATCTTGTTCAATTTTGCAAGCATATTGGTCTTCTCAGTAAAAACCTTTTGTAGCTTTGCGGTGGATTTAAACTTCAATGAGTTATAGAGTGCGAAGTACTCTTTTGCATTAAAAAAGCGTGCACCCGCATAGTAAAAGAGATATGGCGCATTTTCATTTGCATTAAGCTTGTCAAACTGTGATATTACCCTGTCATAGAATTTTTTAGCCTCTCTGGATGAATCAATCTCCAGCATCTTACCTGCTTTGAAACAAGCCTGAATCGATATTTTGACATCTGCAGAATTATAACATACATCTTTATAAATATTTAATGCCTTTCCCGTGTTCCCTGCTTTTGAATAGTCTTCTGCTGTAAATAAAGCGATCTTCGGTTTTTCATCTTTTGAAGCATACAGCTTTTCATATTTCCCGTATTCTGATGCGGCGTCACCATACTGCCCGAGTTTCTCTTTTAGAATGGCAAGGTTAAACATTGCATCTTTTGCTTTATCACTCTCAGAATAATTATTAATGATTGACTCATACATCTCTATCGCTTTGTTAAATCTTAAAGCCTTTTCATACGATAATCCAAGTTCCAGCCTGGCAGAAGAAACAAATTTTGATGAGGGATAGTTTTTTATGAGTGTGTTGAAGACACTTCTTGCCTCTTTAAATCTATTTAGTTTATTAAGAACAACACCCATATTGTAAACCGCAGAATCAATGGTAATGGTTTTATCCTGCTGATTTGAATTAATGTATGCGACGGCCTTTTTGTAATACCTGTATGCTTCTTTCCATTGAGCTTTATCGTAAGCCTTATTTGCCTTTACAAACCATAGTTTACCGAGCACATTTTTAAGATACATGATGGCTTCATTGTTATTTCTTAAGATATTGTATTTTAACGTTTTTACAGCCCACGACTCAAGCCCTGTATCGTTTTTATCTGCTATGAATGCAGAAACAATATATTTAAGGGAATCCATGATAAGGCTGTCGTTAGGATACGTAAGGAGCAGTTTCCGAAACACTTTTATAGAATCCGTAAAATAATCGGCTTTATATAGGACCTCTCCTGACTTGTAAAGCATCTTGGGGGAATCAGGATTTTCAGGATAAAGAGATACATACATATCGCACGCATTTACAAATACGGTTAATTTATTATAGTATGTTGATGTGTCGGTGATATTCAAATTTTCTTCATAAGATTTGACCATATCGAACGCAGCATCACTTCTATATTTATTATCCTCATACATAGGCGTTAGTGCTGCCTTACTGTAGAACTCACCCGCAAGTGCATAATTCTTTAACTGATAAGCTATGTCTGCATAAAAGAAATACACAATGGGCAGCTCTTTATCACCAGGAAACTCACTAATATAGCTTTCAAGGATCTTTTGTGCACTGAGATACTGCCCGGTTGTTGGTTGTTTATGCTTTTGCTTGGGCAATGCAATAAGATCTTTTACAAGCGATAGCATCGCCTTCTTTACTAAATTTATAGCATATTTCTTTGTCGTATTCTCTTTTACACCCGCTAAAAATGGCGAACCAACACCATAGTTTTGTATAATATTTAATCTTACGTCATTCGCGTTATTAAACTTACCTATCTTTTCGTACAACTCCATTTCACCATAAAGAGCCTCTAACGAGTCTAAGGTTTCGGGCGCATTTTGAGTTGTATAATTGTATGCCTGAATTGCAAAATCATAAAGGGCAAGCTTTGTATAAATTGCGCCTATTTTATTCATAATCAGAGGGTAATACCTGTTCCATTTTATACTTTTTAGGAAGGCATCCGCATCCGTTGGAGGTTTGTTCTCTCCAAATATCAAGCTTATATACTCTATCGCTTCATTTTTCATGGACTCTCTTTTTTCTGAGCCGGCAGCCATATCTGCCCTGTTAACAACCTGGACAAAAAATGATAAAGCCTGATCATATTTATTTTCTCTATAATATGTCCATGCTAATTTATAAAGTGCCATATCATAAAACTGGCTATTCTTATATTTCATTGCATTAGAATATGCATTCTCGGCAGAACTTAACAAATCATTATTAAAATAATACTCCCCTATCCTGAACCACACTTCCGGCATAAATGTTGATTCGGGAAACAGCTTTGTCAAAGTGATATAGCTGTCTGCAGCTTCTTTTTCGTTTCCCTCCTCACCGTAGCAGTAACCCATTAAATAGTAAGCCAGGGCGTCGTATTTGTTGTGAGGGAATTGGCTTAAAAAGCGTTTATAGAGCGATATAGAAGTACTATAGGAAATATGAGGCGGCGGGCCTGTCGATTTACCGGTTGATAGCCCTTTCTCAAATTGCCGCATGCTCTGCATAAATAGATCATTTGAATGCTCATAGTGCAGCTCAGCGAGCCTTAAGATAACATATGGTATCAGAGGTGATGACGGATACTTATTCAATATCAGGGTGAGACCCTTAATCTCATTTTGCCTTTTCTCGTGTTCAATCTTAACAAGACTTTCTGTTGCCTCTTTTAATGATTGCTTTGCACGATTAACAGCGTCTGCCTCCCTTCTTATGATAAAAGCATTCACATCTTTATTTAAATGTGATATCTGTTGTACTGTGTACAATATATCTATTCTCGTATCGATATCCGATTGAGAATCACTAATCATATCCGCATTCAGTTCAGAAGTAAACGCAGAGAGGAACGCGAATACAATACATATCAATAATATAATGCGGTTTACAATATTCATGTCAAATATGTTTTTCCATTTCCTTAAGTTTATTCATATTCTCTTTCAAACGATTTAAATATCCCTTAAGCGAATTGAGGTTCCCTCTTTCAATATTGATCGTGGTCGTCGTCGGGAGAGTTCCAACAATACCAGCTTCATGCTTTCTCATATTGGTATACTCATTTGTTATATTTCTTACATCCTTTTCACTTTCATTATACGCTTTATTAATTCGTTCAGTATATGCCTCTTTACTCAAGGTTCTTACATCAATAAAAGCTATAGTAGCTTGTGATGCAAGAACCTCCAGAGAGCCTGCAATATTACTGTACACGTCTTTCAGAGTTAATCCCTCTGCATACTTCAGCCATACCGAGGTCAGACTGGTGTACGTATTGTTAAGTTCTAATGCTTCATTCGAAGCATCTCTGTACTTGTAATCTATAAGGTTTTCCATTGTTTGTTTTATACCTGCAAGCATGCTCTCATCTTTCTGAACAGCATGCATAACCGGTTTAGTTTTATCATTAAGCAAGCCGTCCTTCATTACCATCATCATTTGTAAATTCAAAGAATTAGTTCGTGCTTTACTTATGTCCCGCCCTAAATTCATCATGTTTTTGTATGGATCATAAACGTAAAACGTGTTTTCATGCGCCTTCGCATAAGCCGGCAAATTGATGTCTTCCATGCTGGCAGAACTTAACGTCATAAAATATCGCATCATCAATTCTCTTGACAGCCCGGCATAATCAAAACTTTTTAAAATGGAAATCTTGTCTTTCGCGCTGTTAAAGTATTCGGACAGAAGAATCCTCAACACCGAATCCTCTGCATCTTCAACACCAACGGAATAACCTCTGAGTAACTTATCATTTAAAAAAATATCTTGATCGAGTTGCATCTTAGACTCTTTTACAAAGCTGTTAAGGCCGTTCATATTCGGATACACCATCGCTGATTTATTATAAATGTTATTTATCTGATTATAAAAACTGCTGCTCCTTATAAAAGAGCCAACATTTGCTGCTGTCCAATTCTTGCTATTCTGCAATACATCTAATGCTGGATTGGTTTTTAATATATGAATAGCCTGATCATACTGGTCTATTACATCATTAAAATAATCTGTTGCCTGATCATATCTTTTAAGTTTTACAAGTATATAACCCTTTAAAACCTTTGCCTTCAACTTATCGAGACTCGGCATTTTATCAGCTATAAGCTTATCTACAAGTTCTAACGCTTTTGCAAAATCATTCGCTTTCTGGGCAGCCCATGATCCTTCATAAAGAGCGTCTGTATAATAAACAGAAGTACTCGGTACTTGCTCGTA
It encodes the following:
- a CDS encoding tetratricopeptide repeat protein, yielding MNIVNRIILLICIVFAFLSAFTSELNADMISDSQSDIDTRIDILYTVQQISHLNKDVNAFIIRREADAVNRAKQSLKEATESLVKIEHEKRQNEIKGLTLILNKYPSSPLIPYVILRLAELHYEHSNDLFMQSMRQFEKGLSTGKSTGPPPHISYSTSISLYKRFLSQFPHNKYDALAYYLMGYCYGEEGNEKEAADSYITLTKLFPESTFMPEVWFRIGEYYFNNDLLSSAENAYSNAMKYKNSQFYDMALYKLAWTYYRENKYDQALSFFVQVVNRADMAAGSEKRESMKNEAIEYISLIFGENKPPTDADAFLKSIKWNRYYPLIMNKIGAIYTKLALYDFAIQAYNYTTQNAPETLDSLEALYGEMELYEKIGKFNNANDVRLNIIQNYGVGSPFLAGVKENTTKKYAINLVKKAMLSLVKDLIALPKQKHKQPTTGQYLSAQKILESYISEFPGDKELPIVYFFYADIAYQLKNYALAGEFYSKAALTPMYEDNKYRSDAAFDMVKSYEENLNITDTSTYYNKLTVFVNACDMYVSLYPENPDSPKMLYKSGEVLYKADYFTDSIKVFRKLLLTYPNDSLIMDSLKYIVSAFIADKNDTGLESWAVKTLKYNILRNNNEAIMYLKNVLGKLWFVKANKAYDKAQWKEAYRYYKKAVAYINSNQQDKTITIDSAVYNMGVVLNKLNRFKEARSVFNTLIKNYPSSKFVSSARLELGLSYEKALRFNKAIEMYESIINNYSESDKAKDAMFNLAILKEKLGQYGDAASEYGKYEKLYASKDEKPKIALFTAEDYSKAGNTGKALNIYKDVCYNSADVKISIQACFKAGKMLEIDSSREAKKFYDRVISQFDKLNANENAPYLFYYAGARFFNAKEYFALYNSLKFKSTAKLQKVFTEKTNMLAKLNKILTGIVDLGVPHYVIAASYLDANAYEQFYTDVMNSPVPKGLSDAEQNIYMSVLSEKVLPVKNNAIGIYKKTLNKAYQFGITNKYVVNAKEGLDRLDPNASLSYPDRELNILKTPVLQVSTEKINITAEHNESYIRRFRGPFLLFYESNNGYRITTLNLGTD